A genomic segment from Armatimonadota bacterium encodes:
- the nusB gene encoding N utilization substance protein B, whose product MSSSTLRKHSAGTRRMARELALRLLYQVDIAQMPLDECFAFAVEHMPIEEPGQQFAYELASGTLQNLQRIDSIIARFAIGWPPDRQPAPDRNVLRLAIYELLYHPETPPSVVISEAVELAKKYNSDESGKFVNGVLASVFKHLEEYR is encoded by the coding sequence ATGAGCAGTTCCACGCTCCGAAAGCACTCTGCGGGCACTCGACGCATGGCGAGGGAGCTGGCGCTGCGCCTGCTCTATCAGGTGGATATTGCGCAGATGCCTCTGGACGAGTGCTTCGCTTTTGCCGTCGAACACATGCCTATCGAGGAGCCGGGGCAGCAATTCGCCTACGAACTCGCTTCCGGTACGCTGCAGAACCTGCAACGCATAGACTCCATCATCGCTCGCTTTGCTATCGGCTGGCCTCCCGACCGACAACCCGCCCCCGACCGCAATGTACTGCGTTTGGCAATCTACGAGCTGCTCTACCACCCCGAAACGCCCCCCAGTGTGGTGATCAGCGAGGCGGTAGAGCTGGCAAAGAAATATAACTCTGACGAATCCGGCAAGTTCGTCAATGGTGTGCTGGCAAGTGTGTTCAAACATCTGGAGGAGTATCGGTGA
- the accB gene encoding acetyl-CoA carboxylase, biotin carboxyl carrier protein: MVHTEVERIERLLELLHQSDASELEVETNGWRLRARRQVVLAAPTSPEPETEQVQPPSEPPSVWIRSPLVGFFQPRPKPLQVGDSVKKEEVVCLIQAMGLMNEVRSPANGRVVEVLVEEGVAVEYGQPLYRIVEESDDEASP, encoded by the coding sequence ATGGTACACACTGAGGTAGAGCGGATCGAGAGGTTGCTGGAACTGCTCCACCAGAGCGACGCCAGCGAGCTGGAGGTAGAAACAAACGGTTGGCGATTACGTGCAAGGCGACAGGTGGTTCTTGCTGCTCCGACAAGCCCTGAACCCGAGACGGAGCAAGTGCAACCACCCAGCGAGCCTCCATCTGTGTGGATACGCTCCCCGCTGGTGGGCTTTTTCCAGCCGCGCCCCAAACCGCTGCAGGTAGGCGACTCGGTGAAGAAGGAGGAGGTCGTATGCCTGATTCAGGCGATGGGGTTGATGAACGAGGTACGAAGCCCCGCAAATGGTCGTGTCGTGGAAGTGCTGGTAGAAGAGGGTGTGGCAGTGGAATATGGACAGCCTCTGTACCGCATCGTGGAGGAGAGCGATGATGAAGCGAGCCCGTGA
- a CDS encoding acetyl-CoA carboxylase biotin carboxylase subunit: MFQKVLIANRGEIALRIIRACKELGIATVAVYSEADADSLHVQAADEAVCIGPGPGKDSYLNIPNVIMAAIITGAEAIHPGYGYLSERASFAEACEASGLVFIGPPPSAIEKMGDKAVAREIVRHAKVPVVPGTHGAVRSEQEAIKQAQRIGYPVLVKAVAGGGGKGIRLAENPEELSRVLQLAQNEAMAAFGSPEVYVEKFIPDPRHVEVQVLADSYGNVIHLGERECSIQTARRQKMVEEAPASVVAPALRQKMGEAAVRAAKAVGYVNAGTVEFLLDNKGNFYFIEMNTRIQVEHPVTEQVTGVDIVREQIRIAAKERLHLSQRDVQWRGHSIECRLTAEDPDNDFAPSVGKITHLVLPGGPGVRVDTHLYPGYVIPPYYDSLLAKIIVWAEDRPAAIARMRRALEETRVEGVKTNLHFLKRIIDHPEYQKGNVSTQFLRRYLRNGTE, from the coding sequence ATGTTCCAGAAGGTGTTGATAGCAAACAGAGGCGAGATCGCTTTGCGCATCATCCGCGCGTGCAAGGAGCTCGGCATAGCCACTGTCGCTGTGTACTCCGAAGCGGACGCAGACAGCCTGCACGTACAGGCGGCAGATGAGGCGGTATGCATTGGTCCCGGGCCGGGCAAAGATAGTTACCTGAACATCCCCAACGTGATTATGGCTGCCATCATCACGGGCGCAGAAGCCATTCACCCCGGCTACGGCTACCTTTCTGAACGCGCCAGCTTCGCCGAGGCATGTGAAGCGAGTGGGCTGGTGTTTATCGGTCCGCCACCCTCCGCTATCGAGAAAATGGGCGATAAAGCGGTGGCTCGCGAAATCGTGCGCCACGCAAAGGTGCCGGTGGTCCCCGGCACACACGGGGCGGTGCGCAGTGAGCAGGAAGCGATCAAACAGGCGCAGCGCATCGGCTACCCAGTGCTGGTGAAAGCAGTGGCTGGTGGTGGAGGCAAAGGCATCCGCCTGGCTGAGAATCCCGAAGAGTTGTCGCGCGTGCTGCAGCTGGCGCAAAACGAGGCGATGGCAGCTTTTGGTTCACCAGAGGTGTACGTGGAAAAATTCATCCCTGACCCTCGCCACGTCGAGGTGCAGGTGCTCGCAGACTCCTACGGCAACGTCATCCACCTGGGTGAACGCGAGTGTTCTATCCAGACCGCCAGGCGACAAAAAATGGTGGAAGAAGCCCCGGCTTCTGTGGTCGCTCCCGCCCTGCGCCAGAAAATGGGCGAGGCAGCGGTACGCGCAGCGAAAGCGGTTGGCTATGTCAATGCGGGTACGGTAGAATTCTTACTGGACAACAAAGGCAACTTCTATTTCATCGAGATGAACACGCGCATCCAGGTGGAACATCCTGTCACCGAGCAGGTCACAGGGGTGGACATCGTGCGCGAGCAGATACGTATCGCTGCCAAGGAGAGACTGCATCTGTCCCAGCGCGACGTGCAGTGGCGTGGGCACTCCATCGAATGCCGCCTCACCGCCGAGGACCCGGATAACGATTTTGCACCCAGCGTGGGGAAAATCACGCACCTGGTGCTGCCGGGAGGTCCCGGTGTGCGCGTCGATACCCACCTGTATCCGGGCTACGTGATACCCCCCTACTACGATTCCCTGCTCGCCAAAATTATCGTGTGGGCGGAAGATAGACCCGCTGCGATAGCACGCATGAGGCGAGCACTGGAAGAGACACGTGTCGAAGGCGTGAAAACCAATCTACACTTCTTGAAACGCATTATCGACCACCCGGAATACCAGAAGGGAAATGTGTCCACACAATTTTTGCGCCGCTATCTGCGAAACGGTACGGAGTGA
- the folD gene encoding bifunctional protein FolD has protein sequence MSATLLDGAATAAQIREELKPRVQRLREAGIVPKLSVVIIGDDPASHTYVRMKAKACRSVGIESETFALPQETTQEEAEALIARLNADESVHGILIQHPVPKHLHEIRLLSHLSPDKDVDGISPASLGALVAGVASFISCTPLGIVELLDRYQIPIEGQRAVVVGRSIILGKPLALLLLQRNATVTVCHTRTRDLPSITREADILVAACGRAELITGDMIRPGAVVVDAGYNRVEGRSGDVGDVHFESASQVASYITPVPGGVGPMTIAMLLSNTVRAAEMQLEAQ, from the coding sequence GTGAGCGCAACCCTGTTAGACGGCGCAGCAACTGCTGCGCAAATTCGCGAAGAGCTGAAACCGCGCGTGCAACGGCTGCGCGAAGCAGGCATCGTGCCCAAACTGAGCGTGGTCATCATCGGCGATGACCCCGCCTCCCATACCTACGTGCGCATGAAAGCCAAAGCCTGCCGCAGCGTGGGCATCGAGTCCGAAACCTTCGCCCTGCCGCAAGAGACTACGCAAGAAGAGGCGGAGGCTCTCATTGCACGACTGAATGCCGATGAAAGCGTGCATGGCATCCTGATACAGCACCCCGTGCCCAAGCATCTCCACGAAATCCGTTTGCTCAGTCATCTGTCACCCGACAAAGATGTGGATGGAATCTCACCCGCCTCGCTGGGCGCACTGGTAGCCGGTGTAGCCAGTTTCATTTCGTGTACACCCCTCGGCATCGTAGAGCTGCTAGACCGCTACCAGATCCCCATCGAAGGGCAACGCGCAGTGGTGGTAGGACGCAGCATTATCCTGGGCAAACCGCTGGCTCTACTGCTTCTACAGCGTAACGCCACCGTCACCGTGTGCCACACCCGCACACGAGACCTGCCCTCCATCACCCGCGAGGCGGATATTCTGGTCGCCGCGTGTGGCAGGGCAGAGTTGATCACAGGGGATATGATACGCCCGGGTGCGGTAGTGGTGGATGCCGGTTACAACCGCGTGGAGGGACGTAGCGGCGACGTGGGCGATGTGCACTTCGAATCGGCATCACAGGTTGCCTCGTACATCACACCGGTGCCGGGCGGGGTGGGCCCCATGACTATCGCCATGTTGCTCTCTAACACTGTGCGTGCAGCAGAAATGCAACTGGAGGCGCAGTAA
- the tdk gene encoding thymidine kinase — translation MPKPVGTLIVITGSMFAGKSEELIRQVRRALYARKKVQVFKSALDNRWDSAAIATHNGVRFEAVPVSSSADLERLVQPDTEVIAIEEVQFFDEGVVALCDRWANEGRTVIVAGLDQDFRGQPFGFMPILLALADEVIKLRAICARCGQLASKTQRLVDGRPASWDEPTILIGAAEKYEARCRRCHKVLNAPRNGHRRVRRAAQTQTIEQQERLF, via the coding sequence GTGCCTAAACCGGTCGGCACCTTGATTGTGATTACAGGGAGTATGTTCGCAGGCAAGTCGGAGGAGCTGATACGCCAGGTGCGTCGTGCCCTGTACGCGCGGAAGAAGGTGCAGGTGTTTAAATCCGCTCTGGACAACCGATGGGATAGCGCAGCCATCGCCACACATAACGGCGTGCGCTTCGAGGCGGTGCCGGTTTCCTCCAGCGCGGATCTGGAGCGTCTCGTACAACCGGACACCGAAGTAATCGCCATCGAAGAGGTACAGTTTTTCGATGAGGGCGTTGTCGCGTTATGTGACCGCTGGGCGAACGAAGGCAGGACGGTCATTGTGGCGGGGCTGGACCAGGACTTTCGCGGTCAACCGTTCGGTTTCATGCCCATCCTGCTCGCTCTGGCGGATGAGGTGATTAAACTGCGGGCGATCTGTGCACGGTGCGGGCAGCTGGCAAGCAAGACCCAGAGACTGGTGGACGGGCGCCCCGCTTCGTGGGATGAGCCCACCATCCTGATTGGTGCCGCCGAGAAGTACGAGGCTCGCTGCCGCCGCTGCCACAAGGTGCTGAACGCTCCCCGCAACGGACACCGTCGCGTCAGACGCGCTGCTCAAACGCAGACGATAGAGCAGCAGGAGAGGTTGTTTTGA
- a CDS encoding farnesyl-diphosphate synthase — translation MPFDLQQYLRERVRLVDDALERYLPGEDVRPQVLHRAMRYSTLSGGKRLRPVLVIAGAEAVGGEAQTVLPTACGIELIHTFSLIHDDLPAIDNDTLRRGRPTCHVQFGEAVAILAGDALFATAFELVARNVERVPAERVVRVLRVIAEASGTSGMVGGQMVDIESEGKPVDTETLEYIHRHKTAALIRASVVSGAILAGAEQWQVDALSRYGELTGLAFQIADDLLNVTGDPSKTGKAVGTDVERGKATYPALFGVEASRRRAYQLVQEAVETLHPFGERAEPLRAIAHLMIEREG, via the coding sequence GTGCCGTTTGACTTGCAACAGTATCTGCGGGAAAGGGTGCGGCTGGTAGACGATGCGCTGGAACGCTACCTGCCCGGCGAGGACGTGCGTCCTCAGGTGTTGCATCGCGCGATGCGCTACAGCACCCTTTCAGGTGGGAAACGCTTGCGTCCGGTGCTGGTCATCGCTGGTGCAGAGGCTGTCGGCGGTGAAGCTCAGACGGTATTGCCAACCGCCTGTGGGATAGAGCTCATCCATACCTTTTCCCTGATCCATGACGACCTGCCTGCCATTGATAACGACACCTTGCGGCGCGGGCGTCCAACCTGTCACGTGCAATTTGGCGAAGCAGTAGCAATTCTTGCGGGAGATGCCCTCTTTGCCACCGCGTTCGAACTGGTGGCGCGGAATGTAGAAAGGGTCCCTGCGGAGCGAGTGGTGCGCGTGCTGCGCGTGATTGCGGAAGCCTCGGGCACCAGCGGTATGGTGGGTGGGCAGATGGTGGACATCGAATCGGAAGGAAAGCCGGTGGACACCGAAACGCTGGAATACATCCACCGCCACAAAACCGCTGCACTGATCCGGGCTTCAGTTGTGTCAGGAGCGATTCTTGCCGGGGCGGAGCAATGGCAGGTTGACGCGCTGAGCCGTTATGGGGAGCTCACCGGGCTGGCATTTCAGATTGCCGACGACCTGCTCAACGTCACCGGTGATCCGAGCAAAACCGGTAAAGCGGTGGGTACCGATGTGGAACGAGGCAAAGCCACCTACCCGGCTCTCTTTGGCGTGGAAGCCTCGCGGCGGCGAGCCTACCAGCTGGTGCAGGAAGCTGTAGAAACGCTACACCCCTTTGGCGAGCGGGCGGAACCGTTGCGGGCTATTGCCCATCTGATGATAGAACGGGAGGGATGA
- a CDS encoding haloacid dehalogenase produces the protein MNHQLQSLSEAIRAVLDIKDSVREEALRQSRELIRLSATTVRSIHRHEFDNAQQGLQEAAQRAAELNTLREKHPDIYYAGYVQDALKEYAEACLLHALVQAQALPSFVDLQLEVPAYLNALCEAASECRRHILDLLRHGDTPQAEKLLADMDDIYYMLVTFDYPDAITGGLRRSVDALRAVLERTRGDVTITAIQRELEEALRQ, from the coding sequence TTGAACCACCAGCTACAATCTTTGTCGGAAGCCATACGCGCGGTGCTGGACATCAAAGACTCCGTGCGAGAAGAAGCGCTGCGCCAGTCGCGCGAGCTGATACGCCTTTCCGCCACCACCGTGCGCAGCATCCACCGCCACGAGTTTGATAACGCCCAGCAGGGTCTGCAGGAAGCGGCACAACGGGCAGCGGAGCTGAACACCCTGCGCGAGAAGCATCCTGACATCTACTATGCAGGTTATGTACAGGATGCGCTGAAGGAATACGCGGAAGCCTGTCTGCTGCACGCCCTGGTACAGGCGCAGGCGTTACCCTCGTTCGTTGATCTGCAACTGGAAGTGCCCGCCTATCTGAACGCCCTGTGCGAAGCCGCCAGCGAGTGCAGGAGGCACATCTTAGACCTTCTACGCCACGGAGACACCCCGCAGGCAGAGAAACTGCTGGCGGACATGGACGACATCTACTATATGCTGGTTACCTTCGACTATCCTGATGCGATTACGGGCGGATTGCGTCGCAGTGTAGACGCCCTGCGCGCCGTGCTGGAGCGTACGCGCGGAGATGTGACCATCACGGCGATACAGAGGGAGCTAGAGGAGGCACTGAGGCAATAA
- the argD gene encoding acetylornithine/acetyl-lysine aminotransferase — protein MSDILEQTYEKYLQYVNPGLAQLMKFADFGVEMRAEGIYVYDHQGRAYLDFLGGYGTFALGHRHPKVVEAVKAQLDRMPLSSKVFFSALVADFCEALAGVLPGDLRYSFLCNSGTEAVEGALKIARKFTGKHKFIATVGGYHGKSMGSLSATGREQYRQPFYPLVPGFVHVPFGDADAAAREMDEDTAGIIVEPIQGEGGIFLPSEDYLPKLRELCTERHALLIIDEVQTGLGRTGKMFAVEHWGVQPDIITLAKALGGGVVPSGAFSSTPEIWEKVFGDNPLIHTSTFGGNPLACAAGIATLQVLQEENLPARAAERGEQLIAGLSAVQQQYPDVVTQVRGKGLMVGVEFAIEDVAKLVIGGMTRRGVIAAYTLNNPRVIRFEPPLIVSAEQIDTAVSVFAESVAESVKGLRALGLL, from the coding sequence ATGAGCGACATTCTGGAGCAAACCTACGAGAAGTATCTACAGTACGTGAACCCCGGGCTGGCGCAGCTGATGAAGTTTGCCGACTTCGGCGTGGAGATGCGCGCTGAAGGGATATATGTATATGACCATCAGGGGCGCGCCTACCTGGACTTTTTGGGAGGCTACGGCACATTCGCGCTGGGGCATCGCCATCCGAAGGTGGTGGAGGCGGTGAAGGCGCAGTTAGACCGGATGCCTCTTTCCAGCAAGGTGTTTTTCAGTGCGCTGGTGGCGGATTTCTGCGAGGCGCTGGCAGGAGTGCTTCCCGGCGACCTGCGATACAGCTTCCTGTGCAACAGCGGCACCGAGGCGGTGGAAGGCGCGCTCAAAATCGCTCGCAAATTCACCGGCAAGCACAAGTTCATCGCCACTGTCGGGGGCTATCACGGCAAAAGCATGGGCTCGCTCAGTGCGACGGGGCGTGAGCAGTACCGCCAGCCGTTCTATCCGCTGGTACCCGGCTTCGTGCACGTACCTTTTGGCGATGCGGATGCTGCCGCCCGTGAGATGGACGAAGATACGGCAGGCATTATCGTCGAGCCGATCCAGGGCGAAGGGGGCATCTTTTTGCCCAGCGAGGATTATTTGCCCAAATTGCGCGAATTGTGCACCGAGCGCCACGCGCTGTTGATTATCGACGAGGTACAGACGGGTTTGGGGCGCACGGGCAAGATGTTTGCGGTGGAGCACTGGGGGGTGCAGCCTGACATCATCACCCTGGCGAAGGCGCTGGGCGGCGGGGTAGTGCCCTCAGGAGCGTTCTCGTCCACCCCTGAAATCTGGGAGAAGGTGTTCGGTGATAACCCCTTGATACACACCAGCACCTTTGGAGGCAACCCGCTGGCGTGTGCAGCAGGCATCGCGACGCTACAGGTTTTGCAGGAGGAGAATCTGCCCGCTCGTGCGGCAGAGCGCGGCGAGCAGCTTATCGCGGGGCTGAGCGCGGTGCAACAGCAGTATCCCGACGTGGTCACCCAGGTGCGCGGCAAAGGGCTGATGGTGGGTGTGGAGTTCGCCATTGAGGATGTAGCGAAGCTGGTCATCGGCGGAATGACTCGTCGCGGGGTGATCGCAGCGTACACACTCAACAACCCGCGCGTGATTCGCTTTGAACCGCCGCTCATTGTCTCAGCGGAGCAGATAGATACCGCCGTCTCAGTGTTTGCCGAATCGGTAGCAGAGTCGGTGAAGGGGTTGAGGGCGCTGGGTTTGCTGTGA